A single region of the Chitinispirillales bacterium genome encodes:
- the ahcY gene encoding adenosylhomocysteinase — protein sequence MSDLWNEIPNRVADMALADWGRKEIDIAEQEMPGLMAARDKYGKEQPLKGVRIMGSLHMTIQTAVLIETLKKLGADVRWCSCNIFSTQDHAAAAIAKTGTAVFAWKGETLEEYWDCTFRALSFPDNKGPQLIVDDGGDATLLIHKGYELENGDGWVNSKSESHEEDVIKNLLKDVYSKDKNHWRNVVAQLKGVSEETTTGVHRLYQMFEKGKLLIPAINVNDSVTKSKFDNLYGCRESLVDGIKRATDVMIAGKVAVVCGYGDVGKGCAKSLLGLGARVVVTEIDPICALQAAMEGFQVTTVEDTLGWGDIYVTTTGNCDIIRIEHIEKMKNQAIVCNIGHFDDEIEVAKLDAYPKIKKLNIKPQVDKYIFPDGHEVFLLAEGRLVNLGCATGHPSFVMSNSFTNQTLAQIDLWKNKDVYKPGVYRLSKELDEEVARLHLSKIGVKLTKLTAKQANYLGVDVNGPYKAEHYRY from the coding sequence AACAGCCGCTCAAAGGCGTCCGAATTATGGGTTCGCTTCACATGACTATTCAGACAGCCGTGCTTATCGAAACGCTAAAGAAATTAGGCGCGGACGTTCGCTGGTGCAGTTGTAATATTTTTTCTACGCAAGATCACGCCGCGGCGGCGATTGCAAAAACGGGAACCGCTGTTTTTGCATGGAAAGGCGAAACGCTTGAAGAATACTGGGATTGTACATTCAGAGCGTTAAGTTTTCCCGATAATAAAGGTCCGCAACTTATTGTTGACGACGGGGGCGACGCTACTTTGCTTATCCATAAAGGCTACGAATTGGAAAACGGCGACGGATGGGTTAATTCAAAATCCGAAAGCCACGAAGAAGACGTAATCAAAAATCTGCTCAAAGATGTATATTCCAAAGATAAAAACCACTGGCGCAACGTTGTCGCTCAACTCAAAGGCGTAAGCGAAGAAACTACGACGGGGGTTCACCGCTTGTATCAGATGTTTGAAAAAGGAAAACTGCTTATTCCTGCGATAAACGTAAACGATTCGGTAACAAAATCCAAATTTGACAACCTTTACGGCTGCCGCGAATCTCTGGTTGACGGAATAAAAAGAGCGACAGACGTTATGATTGCCGGGAAAGTTGCGGTTGTCTGCGGTTACGGCGATGTAGGCAAGGGTTGTGCAAAGTCGCTTTTGGGCTTGGGCGCAAGAGTCGTCGTTACGGAAATAGATCCGATTTGCGCTTTACAGGCCGCTATGGAAGGATTTCAGGTAACAACCGTCGAAGATACTTTGGGGTGGGGCGATATTTATGTTACCACTACCGGAAACTGCGATATTATCCGTATTGAGCATATTGAAAAGATGAAAAATCAGGCTATTGTATGTAATATAGGACACTTTGACGACGAAATAGAAGTAGCGAAATTAGACGCATATCCAAAAATCAAGAAACTCAACATTAAGCCGCAGGTTGACAAGTATATATTTCCGGACGGACACGAAGTGTTTCTGCTTGCGGAAGGTCGTTTGGTGAATTTGGGCTGCGCTACGGGGCATCCTTCGTTTGTAATGTCGAATTCTTTTACGAACCAGACGCTCGCACAGATTGATTTGTGGAAAAACAAAGACGTTTACAAACCCGGCGTTTATCGTTTGAGCAAAGAATTAGACGAAGAAGTAGCGCGGTTGCATCTGTCCAAAATCGGCGTGAAACTTACGAAACTTACGGCAAAACAGGCGAATTATTTGGGGGTTGACGTTAACGGTCCTTACAAGGCGGAACATTACAGATATTAA